A genomic window from Cupriavidus metallidurans CH34 includes:
- the bcsZ gene encoding cellulose synthase complex periplasmic endoglucanase BcsZ: MRRAMAWLLRATVVCTLAGTVLTSAAATCAWPDWDAFRRSTISQDGRVIDDSTDQQVTVSEGQSYALFFALVANDRATFDKLLTWTENNLAQGDLTAHLPAWIWGKRTEGEHAGTWGVIDANPASDADLWIAYSLLEAGRLWNERRFTALGTLLARRALREETAVLPGLGRTLLPGPTGFHTSPDVWRLNPSYVPLQVMRRLAAMPGEDSSWKTLVDTSARLILNTAPHGFSPDWVEYHKGRGFRPDTQTQAGGSYNAIRVYLWAGMMAPRDPLRTSVLQAFRPMADYVRKQGDPPERVDTQSGTFGPNSGNGGFSAAVAPYLAALGQTDDARAQAQRARDLAAQKPAGYYSQVLALFGLGHLDGHFRFEADGTLVPAWKSTCPATR, from the coding sequence ATGCGTCGGGCAATGGCCTGGCTGTTGCGGGCTACCGTCGTATGCACGCTGGCCGGCACGGTGTTGACCAGTGCCGCGGCCACCTGCGCGTGGCCCGACTGGGATGCCTTCCGGCGCAGCACAATCAGCCAGGACGGCCGCGTGATCGACGACAGCACCGACCAGCAGGTGACGGTCTCCGAAGGCCAGTCGTATGCGCTTTTCTTCGCGCTCGTGGCCAACGACCGCGCCACCTTCGACAAGCTGCTGACCTGGACCGAGAACAACCTCGCGCAAGGCGACCTGACGGCCCATCTGCCCGCGTGGATCTGGGGCAAGCGCACCGAAGGCGAGCACGCAGGCACCTGGGGTGTCATCGACGCCAATCCGGCATCGGACGCGGACCTGTGGATCGCCTACTCCCTGCTCGAAGCCGGCCGCCTCTGGAACGAGCGCCGCTTCACGGCGCTTGGAACGCTGTTGGCGCGCCGCGCCCTGCGCGAGGAAACGGCGGTGCTGCCCGGACTCGGCCGCACGTTGCTGCCCGGGCCCACTGGATTCCACACGTCGCCCGATGTCTGGCGCCTGAATCCGAGTTATGTGCCATTGCAGGTCATGCGGCGGCTGGCAGCCATGCCGGGCGAGGACAGCAGCTGGAAAACGCTAGTCGACACCTCGGCCCGGCTGATCCTGAACACGGCGCCGCACGGCTTTTCGCCTGACTGGGTGGAGTATCACAAGGGTCGAGGCTTCCGGCCTGATACGCAGACACAGGCCGGCGGCTCATATAACGCGATCCGGGTGTATCTCTGGGCCGGCATGATGGCGCCACGCGATCCGCTGCGCACTTCGGTGCTCCAGGCGTTCCGCCCGATGGCCGATTACGTCCGCAAGCAAGGGGATCCGCCCGAGCGGGTCGATACCCAGTCGGGCACGTTCGGACCGAACAGCGGCAACGGTGGCTTCTCGGCAGCCGTCGCGCCCTACCTTGCCGCCCTGGGACAGACCGATGATGCGCGCGCGCAGGCGCAGCGCGCCCGCGACCTGGCCGCGCAGAAGCCCGCCGGCTACTACAGCCAGGTGCTGGCGCTGTTCGGCCTGGGCCATCTTGACGGACATTTCCGCTTCGAAGCGGACGGCACTCTGGTGCCGGCCTGGAAATCCACATGCCCCGCCACGCGCTAG